A stretch of the Pan troglodytes isolate AG18354 chromosome 20, NHGRI_mPanTro3-v2.0_pri, whole genome shotgun sequence genome encodes the following:
- the ZNF552 gene encoding zinc finger protein 552, with the protein MAAAALRFPVQGTVTFEDVAVKFTQEEWNLLSEAQRCLYRDVTLENLALMSSLGCWCGVEDEVAPSKQSIYIQRETQVRTPMASVSPKKAHPCEMCGPILGDILHVADHQGTHHKQKLHRCEAWGNKLYDSGNFHQHQNEHIGEKPYRESVEEALFAKRCKLHVSGESSVFSESGKDFLLRSGLLQQEATHTGKSNSKTECVSLFHGGKTHYSCGGCMKHFSTKDILSQHQRLLPREEPYVWCEYGKSSSEYDSFSNHQGVHTREKPYTCGICGKLFNSKSHLLVHQRIHTGEKPYECEVCQKFFRHKYHLIAHQRVHTGERPYECSDCGKSFTHSSTFRVHKRVHTGQKPYGCSECGKSFAESSSLTKHRRVHTGEKPYGCSECEKKFRQISSLRHHQRVHKRKGL; encoded by the exons ATGGCGGCGGCCGCGCTAAGGTTCCCCGTTCAG GGCACAGTGACTTTTGAAGACGTGGCTGTGAAATTTACCCAGGAGGAATGGAATCTCCTtagtgaggctcagagatgccTGTACCGTGATGTGACACTGGAGAACCTGGCACTTATGTCCTCCCTGG GTTGTTGGTGTGGAGTGGAAGATGAGGTGGCACCTTCTAAGCAGAGTATTTATATACAAAGAGAGACTCAGGTCAGGACTCCTATGGCAAGTGTGTCTCCCAAGAAGGCCCACCCCTGTGAGATGTGTGGCCCGATCTTAGGAGACATTTTGCATGTGGCAGATCATCAGGGAACACATCACAAGCAGAAACTGCACAGGTGTGAGGCCTGGGGGAATAAATTGTATGACAGTGGAAACTTTCATCAGCACCAGAATGAGCACattggagagaaaccctacagaGAGAGTGTTGAGGAGGCGTTGTTTGCAAAGAGGTGTAAGTTGCATGTGTCAGGGGAGTCATCTGTCTTCAGTGAGAGTGGGAAAGACTTTTTGCTCAGGTCAGGATTACTCCAGCAAGAGGCCACTCACACTGGGAAGTCAAACAGCAAAACTGAGTGTGTGTCTCTGTTTCATGGGGGAAAAACCCATTACAGCTGTGGAGGATGCATGAAACATTTTAGCACCAAAGATATACTCAGTCAGCACCAGAGACTGCTCCCTAGAGAAGAACCTTATGTGTGGTGTGAATATGGGAAATCCTCTAGCGAATATGACAGCTTCAGTAATCATCAAGGAGTTCACACTAGAGAAAAACCTTATACATGTGGGATATGTGGGAAATTATTTAACAGTAAGTCCCACCTCCTTGTACaccagagaattcacactggagagaagccatATGAGTGTGAGGTTTGTCAGAAATTTTTTAGGCACAAGTACCACCTCATTGCACACCAGagagttcacactggagaaaggccATATGAATGCAGTGATTGTGGGAAGTCATTTACCCACAGCTCTACATTCCGTGTTCATAAGAGAGTTCACACTGGTCAGAAGCCTTATGGgtgcagtgaatgtgggaaatcTTTTGCCGAAAGCTCCAGTCTCACTAAACACAGGagagttcacactggagaaaagccTTACGGGTGCAgtgaatgtgaaaaaaaatttaggcaaaTCTCTTCACTTCGTCATCATCAGAGAGTTCACAAAAGAAAGGGCTTATGA
- the ZNF552 gene encoding zinc finger protein 552 isoform X1, with protein MRWGERQGTVTFEDVAVKFTQEEWNLLSEAQRCLYRDVTLENLALMSSLGCWCGVEDEVAPSKQSIYIQRETQVRTPMASVSPKKAHPCEMCGPILGDILHVADHQGTHHKQKLHRCEAWGNKLYDSGNFHQHQNEHIGEKPYRESVEEALFAKRCKLHVSGESSVFSESGKDFLLRSGLLQQEATHTGKSNSKTECVSLFHGGKTHYSCGGCMKHFSTKDILSQHQRLLPREEPYVWCEYGKSSSEYDSFSNHQGVHTREKPYTCGICGKLFNSKSHLLVHQRIHTGEKPYECEVCQKFFRHKYHLIAHQRVHTGERPYECSDCGKSFTHSSTFRVHKRVHTGQKPYGCSECGKSFAESSSLTKHRRVHTGEKPYGCSECEKKFRQISSLRHHQRVHKRKGL; from the exons ATGCGGTGGGGAGAGCGACAG GGCACAGTGACTTTTGAAGACGTGGCTGTGAAATTTACCCAGGAGGAATGGAATCTCCTtagtgaggctcagagatgccTGTACCGTGATGTGACACTGGAGAACCTGGCACTTATGTCCTCCCTGG GTTGTTGGTGTGGAGTGGAAGATGAGGTGGCACCTTCTAAGCAGAGTATTTATATACAAAGAGAGACTCAGGTCAGGACTCCTATGGCAAGTGTGTCTCCCAAGAAGGCCCACCCCTGTGAGATGTGTGGCCCGATCTTAGGAGACATTTTGCATGTGGCAGATCATCAGGGAACACATCACAAGCAGAAACTGCACAGGTGTGAGGCCTGGGGGAATAAATTGTATGACAGTGGAAACTTTCATCAGCACCAGAATGAGCACattggagagaaaccctacagaGAGAGTGTTGAGGAGGCGTTGTTTGCAAAGAGGTGTAAGTTGCATGTGTCAGGGGAGTCATCTGTCTTCAGTGAGAGTGGGAAAGACTTTTTGCTCAGGTCAGGATTACTCCAGCAAGAGGCCACTCACACTGGGAAGTCAAACAGCAAAACTGAGTGTGTGTCTCTGTTTCATGGGGGAAAAACCCATTACAGCTGTGGAGGATGCATGAAACATTTTAGCACCAAAGATATACTCAGTCAGCACCAGAGACTGCTCCCTAGAGAAGAACCTTATGTGTGGTGTGAATATGGGAAATCCTCTAGCGAATATGACAGCTTCAGTAATCATCAAGGAGTTCACACTAGAGAAAAACCTTATACATGTGGGATATGTGGGAAATTATTTAACAGTAAGTCCCACCTCCTTGTACaccagagaattcacactggagagaagccatATGAGTGTGAGGTTTGTCAGAAATTTTTTAGGCACAAGTACCACCTCATTGCACACCAGagagttcacactggagaaaggccATATGAATGCAGTGATTGTGGGAAGTCATTTACCCACAGCTCTACATTCCGTGTTCATAAGAGAGTTCACACTGGTCAGAAGCCTTATGGgtgcagtgaatgtgggaaatcTTTTGCCGAAAGCTCCAGTCTCACTAAACACAGGagagttcacactggagaaaagccTTACGGGTGCAgtgaatgtgaaaaaaaatttaggcaaaTCTCTTCACTTCGTCATCATCAGAGAGTTCACAAAAGAAAGGGCTTATGA
- the LOC456336 gene encoding LOW QUALITY PROTEIN: zinc finger protein 814 (The sequence of the model RefSeq protein was modified relative to this genomic sequence to represent the inferred CDS: inserted 2 bases in 1 codon), which produces MAVAVTLRLSAQGTVTFEDVAVKFTQEEWNLLSEAQRCLYRDVTLENLALMSSLGCWCGVEDEAAPSKQSIYIQRETQVRTPMTGVSPKKAHPCEMCGPILGDILHVADHQGTHHKQKLHRCEAWGNKLYDSGNFHQHQNEHIGEKPYRESVEEALFAKRCKLHVSGESSVFSENGKDFLPRSGLLQQEASHTGEKSNSKTECVSPIQCGGAHYSHGDSMKHFSTKHILSQHQRLLPREECYVCCECGKSFSKYVSFSNHQRVHTVKRPYECGECGKSFSKYDSLSNHQRVHTDKKHYECGECGKSFSKYVSFSNHQRVHTGKRPYECGECGKSFSKYVSFSNHQRVHTDKKHYECGECGKSFSKYVSFSNHQRVHTGEKPYGCEECGKSFSQKSSLIQHQQFHTGGKPYGCEECGKYFSLEGHLRRHQKVHAGKGPYECGECGKSFSSNVNLKSHQRIHTGERPYKCGECEKSFSRKPSLSYHQRIHTEVRPYKCGECGKSYISKGHLRIHQRMHTGERPYKCGDCGKSFNEKGHLRSHQRVHTTERPYKCGECGKCFSHKGNLILHQHGHTRKRPYMCWECGKLFKKKSHLLVHQRIHSGEKPYACEACQKFFRHKCHLTAHQRVHTGERPYECSDCGKSFTHSCAFIVHKRVHTGQKPYECSECGKSFAASSYLTSHRRVHTGQKPXECSECGKSFAGISSLTNHRRVHTGEKPYGCSECEKKFRKSSSLRYRQRVHERKAL; this is translated from the exons ATGGCGGTGGCGGTCACGCTGAGGCTCTCTGCTCAG GGCACAGTGACTTTTGAAGACGTGGCTGTGAAATTTACCCAGGAGGAATGGAATCTCCTtagtgaggctcagagatgccTGTACCGTGATGTGACGCTGGAGAACCTGGCACTTATGTCCTCCCTGG GTTGTTGGTGTGGAGTGGAAGATGAGGCGGCACCTTCTAAGCAGAGTATTTATATACAAAGAGAGACTCAGGTCAGGACTCCTATGACAGGTGTGTCTCCCAAGAAGGCCCACCCCTGTGAGATGTGTGGCCCGATCTTGGGAGACATTTTGCATGTGGCAGATCATCAGGGAACACATCACAAGCAGAAACTGCACAGGTGTGAGGCCTGGGGGAATAAATTGTATGACAGTGGAAACTTTCATCAGCACCAGAATGAGCACattggagagaaaccctacagaGAGAGTGTTGAGGAGGCGTTGTTTGCGAAGAGGTGTAAGTTGCATGTGTCAGGGGAGTCATCCGTCTTCAGTGAGAATGGGAAGGACTTTTTGCCCAGGTCAGGATTACTCCAGCAGGAGGCCAGTCACACTGGGGAGAAGTCAAACAGCAAAACTgagtgtgtgtctcccattcagTGTGGGGGAGCTCACTATAGCCATGGAGATTCCATGAAACATTTTAGCACCAAACATATACTCAGTCAGCACCAGAGACTTCTCCCTCGAGAAGAATGTTATGTGTGCTGTGAATGTGGGAAATCCTTTAGCAAATATGTTAGCTTCAGTAATCATCAGAGAGTTCACACTGTGAAAAGACCTTATGAATGTGGAGAATGTGGGAAATCGTTTAGCAAATATGATAGCTTGAGTAATCATCAGAGAGTTCACACTGACAAAAAACATTATGAATGTGGAGAATGTGGGAAATCCTTTAGCAAATATGTTAGCTTCAGTAATCATCAGAGAGTTCACACTGGGAAAAGACCTTATGAATGTGGAGAATGTGGGAAATCCTTTAGCAAATATGTTAGCTTCAGTAATCATCAGAGAGTTCACACTGACAAAAAACATTATGAATGTGGAGAATGTGGGAAATCCTTTAGCAAATATGTTAGCTTCAGTAATCATCAGagagttcacactggagaaaaacctTATGGGTGTGAAGAATGTGGGAAATCTTTTAGTCAAAAGAGCAGCCTCATTCAACATCAGCAATTTCACACTGGAGGAAAACCTTATGGGTGTGAAGAATGTGGGAAATATTTTAGCTTAGAAGGACATCTTAGGCGCCATCAAAAAGTTCACGCTGGAAAAGGGCCTTATGAGTGTGGGGAATGTGGGAAATCTTTTAGTTCAAACGTGAACCTTAAGAGTCATCAGCGcattcacactggagagagacCTTACAAGTGTGGAGAATGTGAGAAATCTTTTAGTCGGAAGCCCAGCCTTAGTTACCATCAGCGCATTCACACTGAAGTAAGACCTTACAAGTGTGGAGAATGTGGGAAATCTTATATTTCAAAGGGGCACCTTAGGATCCATCAGCGCATGCACACTGGAGAAAGACCTTACAAGTGTGGAGACTGTGGGAAATCTTTTAATGAAAAAGGACACCTTAGGAGTCATCAGCGAGTTCACACTACAGAAAGACCTTATAAGTGTGGGGAATGTGGGAAATGTTTTAGTCACAAGGGTAACCTAATTCTACACCAGCATGGCCATACTAGAAAAAGGCCTTATATGTGTTGGGAATGTGGAAAATTATTTAAGAAGAAGTCTCACCTCCTTGTACACCAGAGAATTCACAGTGGAGAAAAGCCATATGCATGTGAGGCTTGTCAGAAATTTTTTAGGCACAAGTGCCACCTCACTGCACACCAGagagttcacactggagaaaggccATATGAATGCAGTGATTGTGGGAAGTCATTTACCCACAGCTGTGCATTCATTGTTCATAAGAGAGTTCACACTGGTCAGAAGCCTTATgagtgcagtgaatgtgggaaatcTTTTGCTGCAAGCTCCTATCTCACTAGTCACAGGAGAGTTCACACTGGTCAGAAGCC TgagtgcagtgaatgtgggaaatcTTTTGCTGGAATCTCCAGTCTCACTAATCATAGGagagttcacactggagaaaagccTTATGGGTGTAgtgaatgtgaaaaaaaatttaggaaaagCTCTTCACTTCGTTACCGTCAGAGAGTTCATGAAAGAAAGGCCTTATGA